The genomic stretch ACAGGTATTGCCCGCGCGTTTTGCCGTTGCTGCGATCCAGCACAAAGAAGTGACCGCTCTCGCCCAGGCGGCGGTTAAGGATTTTCTCGCGCATGACGTTCCAGGAGTGGGTGATGTCCACCCCGACAAAGACGATCGCAATGACCTGTCCTTCGGCGTTTTTAACCGGCTGGTACTGGGTGATGTAGCGTTTGCCAAACAGCAGCGCCAGGCCGCGGTAGACTTCACCTTTGTTGACGGCGGCAAAGGCCGGGCTGGCGTTATCCAGCACGGTTCCCATCGCCCGCTCGCCATTCTCTTTGCGCAGGGAGGTCGCTACGCGAACAAAGTCGTTTCCGCTGCGTACAAACAGCGTCGAAATGGCTCCCGTACGATTCAGGAACTCGTCCGAAAGCGTGTTATTTTCATGCAGCCCGGTGTCTCCGCCTTTCAGAAGCGGAACGCTAAGTCCGTTAATCGTCTGGGGTTGGGAAGTATCAATATTCAGGGGCTGCGGTAAAAAGGTGGTAAACAGCCGGGTATAGCTCTCCACTTCTTCACTCAGGCTGGTGTTAAACATCTGCACCATGTCGACCATGCCGGTGGACTGATTATGCAGGTCTTCGACCGCAAGGGCTTCAAGCTGCTGGCTGGCTTTTTGGCTGAGCAGAAAAGTGAATAGCAGAAACAGCGTGGCGACACTGACGCCCGTCAGCAGCGAGAGTTTCGACCCCAGGCCCGCACGGTGGAAAAAATTGATCATAAATTGCTCATCATTGAAAAGTTATGGTTCTTCAACGGCAGAGCGGGGATTACGTTTACTGTTTTAATGTAACAAAATGTTATTTAATTGTTCTTTATTGGTTTTATATAAGATAAAAAATTTGCAAAAACGAAAAGCCACTAAAAATAAGTGGCTTTTATCGGGAGGGAGTTTACACGTAGAGAATGGCCTGTACCCGCCAGCGGTCGATATGGTTATCTTCCTGCATCTGGATGATGCGATACCATGAAGCACCCTGCTCATCGGCCTTTAATGCCACGACACGTTCAACGTCTTGCGGGCTCCCCGAGATATTATTCACGGAGATCTGGCCAATTTCATTCAGGCCAGTCACACAATCAGCACTGGCGAATTCTGCTGACTGCGCGGTAGTGCTCAGCAGGCCTGCTGAGAGCAACAGTGAGGTCAAAGCAAGAGTTCGTTTCATCGTCAGCTCCATTTCACATATATCCGGTATCCGCCGGGCAATCCTTCGCTAATAAACTCCCTTCCATTGATGCGGGCGTGGAGTTTATTGTGGACAGGAAAATGTCTATGGACGCAAAGCAGTGTAAATCTCGTTCAAAGGAAAACCATTATTTACGGTACAAAATGGCCTGTGAATACCACTGTCCCGTTATGATGGTTTCGTCGATCATAATGATGACGTAATAATCTGCTTTGGCGGCGACGGCCTGTGCTTTTATTGCCGATTCTGCGTCATCCGGAGAACCGCGAACCAGCGCGGAGATGGTGCCCATTCGTTGTAATCCTTCCGTCTGATTACGACGAATCTCCTGTGGATGATCGGCGACTGGTGGAGCGGGTTGCGGCGTTCCCTGCAGCGCGCTACAGCCACTCAGCAGAAACACCAGCAATAAAGCAGCAAACCTGCGCATAACCATATCTCGTTTCCTGATAGCCATAGTGTAGTTGTCTGTGAATTTAGTTTTGGGGGAATGTTCCCGAAGTGTTATCTGGGACGTATATTTCGAATGAAAATGACGCGAAAGCGTAACCCAGTTCTCAACATTATGAATCATAGATTCGCACAGGGTCGACAATGATTGAAATTGAAATACGCCACCTCGGCGACCATGAAATTTTACACGCGATGCCGGCGGGTAAACGTGATAAACCGCTGCCAGTTGTGGTTTTTTATCATGGGTTTACCTCATCGAAGCTGGTTTACAGTTATTTTGCGGTAGCGCTGGCGCAGGCGGGTTTTCGCGTGGTGATGCCAGATGCACCCGACCACGGCGCACGCTTTACGGGTAATGAACAGGCGCGGCTGGGGCAGTTCTGGCAGATTCTGCACGGGAGTCTGACCGAGTTTGCCGGGCTGCGCGATGCGCTTTATGACGCAGGGCTGGTGGCCGACCATCGTCTGGCGGTAGCCGGGGCATCAATGGGCGGTATGACGGCGCTGGGGATTATGACGCATCATCCTGAAGTGAAGTCGGTCGCCTGCCTGATGGGCTCGGGCTACTTTACATCGCTGGCGAAGACCCTTTTTCCCCCTCAGGATTTAACGGAAATGACCGCGACGCTGGCAGAGTGGGAAGTGACCCGGGCATTGCCGCGCGTGGCCGATCGCCCGCTGCTGCTGTGGCACGGTGACGCGGATGATGTGGTCCCGCCCGAGGGAACCTTCCGTCTGCAGCAGGCGTTAATCAATGAAGGGCTGGACGGTAATCTGACCTGCCTGTGGGAACCGGGCGTCCGCCACCGCATTACGCCAACGGCGCTGGACGCCACGGTGGCGTTTTTCTGCCAGCATCTGTAAACGCGAAGGACTTTGACGCCCTTATCTTCCAGCATGTGGAGGATCTCAGGGGGCTCTTTTACCGGGAGTATTCCGGAGCTATTCACAAAAAAAAGCCCCCGGCAGGGGGCAACGTCAACTATGGCTATGTTCTCGTTGTTGGCTTTCCTGGTGCTAGCGTTAAAGCGTTATCGGTAAATATCTGCACTGGCGTGCATATTGCCGTTGCTGCCGGGCTCACGGGTTAACATCACGTGGTAATAGGTTGCGCCCTGCGCATCGGTTTCTTCATTAAGGGCCTGATCGGCTTCACTTTCCGTGGCGAAATTATGATTGATGTAAATGACGCCCAGGCTTTGCACATCATCCATGTTTCTGGCCTGTCGGCTGTCTATCTTGATGGCTGCCATTGCGTTTGCACTGAGCAAAAGCGCCGCCATCATGGCTAATGCGATTTTTTTCATGATATGCGCTCCACGACTACGTGCTGCGAGAGGGGGGGATGCTCCTTCTTTAATTCAGATGACCTCTGATTAAAGTGTAATCACTCATCCGGCGGGGATGCGTGACCATTTCTGATGCAGTTGTTCAAAAAAACAGCGCTTCCGGGTGTGACCAATTTTAAATCACCCACTTAGACCCGCTTCGCGCTTTGTGCGAATTATTTGTGCAATCAGCTTGAGTTTCCAGGGGCGCGCAAGTATTATGACGCGTCAATTTTTCAGCCGACCTTTAACACGTTCCTTGCCTCCCCGGGCCTCGGCTGACCCAGACAGGAGGCTGAATAATCCGTAAGGAGCAATTCGATGCGTCATTACGAAATCGTTTTTATGGTCCATCCTGACCAGAGCGAACAGGTTCCGGGTATGATCGAGCGTTACTCTGCTGCCATCACTGGTGCAGAAGGTACGATCCACCGTCTGGAAGACTGGGGCCGCCGTCAGCTGGCTTACCCGATCAACAAACTGCACAAAGCACACTACGTTCTGATGAACGTTGAAGCGCCGCAGGAAGTGATCGATGAGCTGGAAACTACCTTCCGCTTCAACGATGCCGTTATCCGCAGCATGGTTATGCGTACCAAAAACGCAGTTACCGAAGCATCTCCGATGGTTAAAGCGAAAGACGAGCGCCGTGAGCGTCGCGATGATTTCGCAAACGAAACCGCAGATGATTC from Enterobacter dykesii encodes the following:
- the yjfN gene encoding DUF1471 family protease activator YjfN is translated as MELTMKRTLALTSLLLSAGLLSTTAQSAEFASADCVTGLNEIGQISVNNISGSPQDVERVVALKADEQGASWYRIIQMQEDNHIDRWRVQAILYV
- the bsmA gene encoding biofilm peroxide resistance protein BsmA; this translates as MAIRKRDMVMRRFAALLLVFLLSGCSALQGTPQPAPPVADHPQEIRRNQTEGLQRMGTISALVRGSPDDAESAIKAQAVAAKADYYVIIMIDETIITGQWYSQAILYRK
- the yjfP gene encoding esterase, with product MIEIEIRHLGDHEILHAMPAGKRDKPLPVVVFYHGFTSSKLVYSYFAVALAQAGFRVVMPDAPDHGARFTGNEQARLGQFWQILHGSLTEFAGLRDALYDAGLVADHRLAVAGASMGGMTALGIMTHHPEVKSVACLMGSGYFTSLAKTLFPPQDLTEMTATLAEWEVTRALPRVADRPLLLWHGDADDVVPPEGTFRLQQALINEGLDGNLTCLWEPGVRHRITPTALDATVAFFCQHL
- the yjfY gene encoding DUF1471 family protein YjfY — encoded protein: MKKIALAMMAALLLSANAMAAIKIDSRQARNMDDVQSLGVIYINHNFATESEADQALNEETDAQGATYYHVMLTREPGSNGNMHASADIYR
- the rpsF gene encoding 30S ribosomal protein S6, whose product is MRHYEIVFMVHPDQSEQVPGMIERYSAAITGAEGTIHRLEDWGRRQLAYPINKLHKAHYVLMNVEAPQEVIDELETTFRFNDAVIRSMVMRTKNAVTEASPMVKAKDERRERRDDFANETADDSDAGDSEE